The Hyphomicrobium sp. MC1 genome window below encodes:
- a CDS encoding tyrosine-type recombinase/integrase — translation MAIRLKRPKYVHVYTDNRGKTRAYLRRPGQPQVALPGPIHSPDFMQAYHKAMATPQEPKQAGVASVKSGTMNSLIVAYYASSAFTSLAASTQSTYRNQLEIFREHYGDLSVKGFKAKHADTILGTLAKTSTAQAHKLRKRLLMLMALAVKWDYRDDNPMLLASKINHKEKGYRTWTEEDIASYRKHWKEGTSQRLALEILLHTGLRRSDACKLGRQHRQGNRHVVKIKKSGETITVSIPVHATLEKHLKTVSGNLTYVVSKFGKGYTEESFSNLVCEAAEEAGLPPDSSPHGLRKACCRRLAESGCSTVQIMAITGQSLSVVERYIREYNKEKAAEAGMKKVKDKG, via the coding sequence ATGGCAATCCGCCTAAAAAGGCCTAAGTACGTTCACGTTTACACGGACAATCGCGGCAAAACCCGCGCGTATCTGCGGCGTCCTGGACAGCCTCAAGTCGCGTTGCCCGGTCCCATTCATTCGCCGGACTTCATGCAAGCCTATCACAAGGCAATGGCGACCCCACAGGAGCCTAAGCAAGCCGGTGTTGCCAGCGTCAAGAGCGGCACGATGAATAGCTTGATCGTGGCCTATTACGCTTCATCAGCCTTCACATCGCTGGCGGCATCAACGCAAAGCACCTACCGCAATCAGCTTGAAATATTCCGCGAGCATTATGGCGACCTTTCCGTCAAAGGCTTCAAGGCGAAGCATGCGGATACAATCCTTGGCACGCTCGCGAAAACGTCCACAGCCCAAGCCCACAAGCTCCGCAAGCGTCTCCTGATGCTGATGGCGCTCGCCGTCAAGTGGGATTACCGCGACGACAATCCGATGCTTCTGGCTTCGAAGATCAATCACAAGGAAAAGGGCTATCGGACTTGGACCGAGGAAGACATCGCCAGCTATCGCAAACACTGGAAGGAAGGCACGTCGCAACGCCTTGCGCTCGAAATTTTGCTGCACACCGGACTACGGCGCAGCGATGCGTGCAAACTTGGTCGCCAACACCGGCAAGGCAACCGTCACGTCGTCAAAATCAAAAAGAGCGGCGAGACGATTACGGTCAGCATTCCTGTGCATGCAACTCTAGAGAAGCACCTAAAGACAGTCTCGGGGAACCTGACCTATGTCGTCAGCAAATTCGGCAAGGGCTACACCGAGGAGTCGTTCAGCAACTTAGTCTGTGAAGCCGCAGAGGAGGCGGGACTTCCTCCAGACAGTTCGCCTCACGGCTTGCGCAAGGCCTGCTGCCGCCGATTGGCAGAAAGCGGATGCTCAACGGTGCAGATCATGGCGATCACCGGACAGTCGTTATCCGTCGTTGAGCGCTACATCCGCGAATACAACAAAGAGAAGGCGGCAGAGGCCGGAATGAAGAAGGTCAAGGACAAGGGCTGA